A region of Tigriopus californicus strain San Diego chromosome 7, Tcal_SD_v2.1, whole genome shotgun sequence DNA encodes the following proteins:
- the LOC131883384 gene encoding uncharacterized protein LOC131883384 translates to MALTVTDEICDGKPRLLVNWSKTKRNQVQEYYEPNDRAEIQRIIQINQGRKIRLLGSNMSPNGIGPGSNKGIALSTIRLNQILDLDGNNQLVRVEPGVKIEQLLEFLAKSKLTLHNLPSTNGMTIAGLVQTSCHGTGLHLATLEEALTEIKVINAKGDEVILTEANNGILFHSAKCSLGTFGVIVELTLKCVPSYYLRETLKVMSLPEARSDHEQRIETIKHVKYHHLPYTGHVVVYEYQEISHADYLEQVASSNVPIAPEEQKASLLQMYYDSFKTDLNHSTYCEFVEEYKAKSFADLREALLRKDVLNPDHIKAVNHAELDFWKKSQHSIVDQSNKRLIFECGGRQHVREFAFPIEAPMQELDLVDEILDLIQTQRIPAPVPIEQRWSCGSQSLLSPVYAETNPATSKFSWVGIIMYLTKNEDLNRRISEAFEAYYGQIVETLGAKYQLDEHLAKIGTIEGQNEGFMRYRSNRLSSRLKRFNQQREEFDPQGMFLSEAAAEILQ, encoded by the coding sequence ATGGCGCTGACGGTGACGGACGAGATCTGTGACGGGAAGCCTCGGCTTCTGGTGAATTGGTCCAAAACGAAGAGAAATCAAGTGCAAGAATATTACGAGCCCAATGACAGGGCTGAAATTCAACGCATTATACAGATCAATCAGGGGCGGAAAATTCGACTCCTGGGTTCCAATATGTCGCCGAATGGGATTGGTCCGGGTAGCAATAAGGGTATTGCCCTGTCCACGATTCGACTGAACCAGATCCTGGACTTGGATGGAAACAACCAATTAGTTCGAGTGGAGCCGGGCGTGAAGATCGAACAACTCCTCGAATTTCTTGCCAAATCCAAATTAACTCTCCATAATTTGCCCTCCACCAATGGCATGACCATCGCTGGATTAGTTCAGACCAGTTGCCATGGCACCGGCCTTCATTTGGCCACGCTCGAAGAGGCTTTAACGGAGATAAAGGTCATCAACGCCAAAGGGGATGAAGTGATCCTCACCGAGGCAAACAACGGTATCTTGTTCCACTCTGCCAAGTGCTCTTTGGGAACGTTTGGAGTGATCGTGGAACTCACCCTGAAATGCGTTCCATCATATTATTTAAGGGAAACGCTGAAGGTCATGTCTTTGCCAGAGGCCCGATCCGATCATGAGCAAAGGATCGAGACCATCAAGCACGTTAAATACCATCATTTACCATACACAGGCCACGTGGTAGTCTACGAATACCAAGAGATTTCTCATGCCGATTACTTGGAACAAGTCGCATCCTCGAATGTTCCAATTGCACCCGAGGAGCAAAAGGCCTCCTTACTTCAGATGTACTACGACTCCTTCAAGACCGACCTGAACCACTCGACCTATTGCGAGTTTGTGGAGGAATACAAGGCCAAGTCTTTCGCTGACCTTCGTGAAGCTCTATTGAGGAAGGATGTTCTCAATCCCGATCACATTAAGGCGGTGAACCACGCTGAGTTGGATTTTTGGAAGAAGTCACAACATTCCATCGTCGATCAAAGTAATAAACGTTTGATCTTCGAATGTGGAGGACGACAGCATGTCCGAGAGTTCGCGTTTCCCATTGAAGCACCCATGCAAGAGCTGGATTTGGTCGACGAGATCTTAGATCTGATTCAAACCCAACGCATCCCAGCTCCAGTTCCAATTGAACAGCGCTGGTCATGTGGAAGCCAATCCTTGTTGAGTCCCGTTTATGCTGAGACGAACCCTGCCACGTCCAAATTCTCTTGGGTGGGCATCATCATGtacttgacaaaaaatgaggacCTCAACCGCAGAATCTCGGAAGCTTTTGAGGCGTATTACGGCCAGATTGTGGAGACCCTAGGAGCCAAATATCAATTGGATGaacatttggccaaaattgggACAATTGAGGGGCAAAATGAGGGCTTCATGAGATATCGCTCCAATCGGCTGAGTTCTCGACTAAAGCGCTTTAACCAGCAAAGGGAAGAATTTGATCCTCAAGGAATGTTCCTGTCTGAGGCTGCAGCAGAGATCCTACAATAA
- the LOC131883386 gene encoding mucin-17-like, whose translation MPDVPTLGLSPISSPPQEDGPPETREEGELASDDEDEDQEQPNHNNQGRPRANYPSEYLRRDSKMVPQPPSELVDLNVPELLYLWYVSEGVRDVLGSQQWLKKIRTGKYPAFCMFDHDFCTHFTSMEKLNRHWLKNPTHKCDISGLLQRGRKLAEQDATGHAFPKGQSRSPLKRSESNNHKPRTFSEPCETLTTSELAMLNTCLCRHCGALFDSHEKLREHRDLAQKQGGSCPKLATRNSNPAVRTCFRCKQSMSPEEHTQHKSDLLRNCPRFRHGPRTPSPSIIRESPAAAFSPVSCISEAEIEANSAIQEPNVSSSRIRESPSSHSSSSSPPTNPLNSPGTAHFPPSSVSVPSQDSIREDGRASSSRIALVSGDIGVSTPSTIPLPVPAPVPAPVPAPFSISAPVPVSTSAPIPSPVPSLMHFHQNIPPYPNQVLEIQNRITNPLNEVDNMGRFNVYESPPRIEAESQVDRVTELDGQASLQRLKRPLDIPVPPKCDSFLSQSLEKAHNSRIIASLKNEAKRLKASEGPMASRDPRRPLIQQPPYPSPPAVSGSQPSRRYSFDAIPSIGTTRRTSGETASPILEPSQLSKFNMAMPNPLISPIGQNNDIDRDWQAFQSKQLENLKEPTKSLCHRDPRLVAKANTKESPTLIQRPVVDLPSPSELFNVATKPQSAPQQPLPSLVNKYKVGRVKRIVPPTETNRTQEAPSKSATSSTPVAHAGSIKDSTPRSSYALPAPVKKSPEKLSVVSTTHVKPQRPKVPESPTLVRPSQTPKLGHSCSFEDALAMPDIKKSLVKKPLQSSKDVKAKNSKDHQNTTSQSLTKKPIRKVSRAMEGANEGAVANAEKNLESVVKKKENVKVIRLRKETKPSDTLSKSDFPISNPPDELSTVAKKVLREPKDKKTKSKSSSKLTRKVSKLTQLNESMPVEPPIIGNRGQEQLNVPLRSSTDPKTATSCSESQDDTILNRTPPNDVEKSMETSTESDKISGAPIGEVNPYSDRESIHGGTTSKDGQTVELDSENNIQEDPTISNAIESDANPLATSSANQSTKCINEDMEPFQSPRKNASPISSVPCETESESLPENEESYNNTGLQADKETAEEVPSKEESQERVLICTKDDLVLQTIEISTESSEEPKDVPSTNLDSGTIVSAEQESSNPEIGPSNEDNQIASTAISESPNDSNPPPENDFRVTEDVSVPKDLGSAPVMNATEGVHHLQALANSMSSNGVNSIEESQDSPISMHLSENASHHSTTGNTSSRIDPTITKISAKDTLQISTEGPGLEEVVSETPVTLISGPDESTTEPSDISMAIQCQDEVFSEPLEMEMDVQRNIEIGIEDLETDLGIQCNEEVVGNETPRTGIETPMETPALFPGSSEIIGEAQFDPECVPEMPAPDLSNPPEHVSERRSEAPAFGDEPSISDETSEMRGNVKSSSILEPVTCATGSVPGVLPQTQVSNTPDEPESVKHLSGPTNSKRKRGRPRTRPVDMKAKISRVNSGSKRGRKPSKGPLRSLQEALGGEDHEETSSCDNDQDLAPLVICKNEVNSIDNCPKCGTKFDPILGRYSMNIMTFEISIKCLTCDRYVTIRNAFDVKERSLIR comes from the exons ATGCCCGATGTGCCTACACTTGGGCTCTCGCCCATATCATCCCCTCCCCAGGAAGATGGGCCCCCAGAAACTAGAGAGGAGGGTGAATTGGCCagcgacgacgaagacgaagaccaGGAGCAACCCAATCATAACAATCAAGGCCGACCTCGGGCCAATTACCCGTCAGAATATTTACGTAGAG ATTCAAAAATGGTGCCTCAACCCCCGTCCGAGTTGGTGGATCTCAATGTACCGGAGCTTTTGTATTTGTGGTATGTGTCTGAAGGTGTTCGTGATGTTCTGGGCAGCCAGCAATGGTTGAAGAAGATCAGAACGGGCAAATACCCCGCGTTCTGCATGTTTGACCACGACTTCTGTACTCATTTCACGAGCATGGAGAAATTAAATAGACACTGGCTGAAGAACCCCACCCATAAATGTGACATCTCGGGTCTTCTGCAAAGAGGGCGAAAGCTGGCCGAGCAAGATGCAACAGGCCACGCCTTCCCCAAGGGTCAATCTCGGTCCCCGCTCAAACGGAGCGAGTCCAATAACCACAAGCCTAGGACTTTCAGCGAACCGTGTGAGACTTTGACCACCTCCGAATTGGCCATGTTGAACACATGTTTGTGCCGACATTGCGGGGCTCTCTTCGATTCACATGAGAAATTGCGGGAACATCGAGATCTGGCTCAAAAGCAAGGCGGGAGTTGCCCCAAATTAGCCACCAGGAACAGCAACCCTGCAGTCCGAACTT GTTTCCGTTGTAAGCAATCGATGAGCCCGGAGGAACATACGCAACACAAATCAGACTTGTTACGTAATTGTCCCCGGTTTCGGCATGGACCCAGAACACCATCGCCTTCGATAATCCGAGAGAGCCCAGCAGCTGCATTTTCTCCGGTCTCGTGCATCAGTGAGGCAGAAATCGAAGCCAACTCAGCCATTCAAGAGCCCAATGTATCGTCTTCAAGAATTCGAGAATCGCCAAGTTCGCATTCGTCGAGTTCTTCCCCACCAACCAATCCATTGAACAGTCCCGGGACCGCccattttcctccttcttctgTCTCAGTGCCAAGTCAAGACTCGATTCGAGAAGACGGTCGGGCGTCTTCTTCAAGGATCGCCTTAGTCAGTGGGGATATTGGGGTTTCTACTCCGAGTACCATCCCTCTCCCTGTTCCTGCTCCTGTTCCTGCTCCTGTTCCTGCTCCTTTTTCTATTTCTGCTCCTGTTCCTGTTTCTACTTCTGCTCCTATTCCATCTCCTGTTCCCTCTCTCATGCATTTTCACCAAAACATTCCCCCCTATCCCAATCAAGTGCTGGAAATTCAAAACCGAATCACCAACCCCTTGAACGAGGTGGATAATATGGGACGTTTCAACGTGTACGAAAGTCCTCCTCGAATCGAGGCGGAGAGTCAAGTGGATAGAGTAACCGAGTTGGACGGACAAGCAAGTTTGCAAAGGTTGAAACGCCCACTTGATATCCCTGTTCCTCCCAAATGTGATTCGTTTCTGTCCCAGAGCCTGGAGAAGGCTCACAACAGCAGGATTATTGCCTCGCTCAAGAACGAGGCGAAGCGATTAAAAGCATCGGAAGGACCTATGGCGTCAAGGGATCCCCGTCGACCCCTTATTCAACAGCCTCCTTATCCCTCGCCACCGGCTGTGTCTGGATCTCAACCAAGCCGGCGTTATTCCTTCGATGCTATCCCTTCCATTGGAACCACCAGGAGAACCTCAGGGGAAACGGCCTCACCCATCTTGGAACCTTCTCAATTGAGCAAGTTTAATATGGCCATGCCGAATCCTCTGATTTCTCCCATAGGCCAAAATAACGATATTGATCGAGATTGGCAGGCATTTCAATCTAAACAGCTTGAAAACCTCAAGGAACCGACCAAATCTCTTTGTCATCGAGATCCAAGGTTGGTTGCCAAAGCAAACACGAAGGAATCTCCAACTCTCATTCAACGACCTGTGGTCGATCTACCTTCCCCATCTGAACTCTTTAACGTCGCAACCAAACCCCAAAGTGCACCTCAACAGCCTCTACCATCTTTGGTGAATAAATACAAAGTTGGTCGCGTCAAGCGGATTGTGCCGCCAACAGAGACGAACCGTACCCAGGAGGCTCCATCGAAATCTGCTACGTCATCCACTCCGGTGGCCCACGCGGGATCGATAAAGGATTCAACGCCCAGATCATCTTATGCACTACCAGCACCCGTAAAGAAAAGCCCCGAGAAACTTAGTGTAGTGTCTACCACGCATGTCAAGCCTCAACGTCCAAAAGTACCTGAATCTCCAACGCTTGTTCGGCCTTCTCAAACCCCAAAGTTAGGCCATAGCTGCTCATTTGAGGATGCCTTGGCCATGCCGGATATAAAAAAATCCTTGGTCAAAAAGCCGTTGCAATCCTCCAAAGATGTGAAGGCGAAGAATTCAAAAGATCATCAAAATACTACCTCGCAAAGTTTGACTAAAAAGCCCATCAGAAAAGTCTCCAGAGCCATGGAGGGAGCTAATGAAGGAGCAGTTGCCAACGCGGAAAAAAATTTGGAATCGGtggtcaagaaaaaagaaaatgtaaaagtGATTCGCCTACGGAAGGAAACGAAGCCCTCTGATACCCTTTCCAAGTCCGACTTTCCCATTTCCAACCCTCCGGATGAGTTATCAACCGTCGCAAAGAAAGTTTTACGTGAACCCAAAGATAAGAAAACTAAAAGCAAGTCGTCCTCGAAGTTGACAAGAAAAGTGTCTAAATTGACTCAGCTCAATGAAAGCATGCCCGTGGAACCGCCAATTATTGGCAATCGCGGGCAAGAGCAACTAAATGTTCCGCTTCGAAGTAGTACGGATCCTAAAACGGCTACATCTTGCTCGGAGTCTCAAGATGATACCATATTAAATAGGACTCCGCCCAATGACGTTGAAAAAAGTATGGAAACATCAACGGAGAGTGATAAAATATCAGGTGCTCCCATCGGAGAGGTCAACCCATACTCGGATCGTGAAAGCATTCATGGAGGAACGACCTCCAAAGATGGCCAGACAGTGGAGTTAGATTCCGAAAACAACATCCAAGAAGATCCCACAATATCAAATGCTATTGAGTCAGATGCCAATCCTCTCGCCACCAGTAGTGCCAACCAGTCAACTAAATGCATCAATGAAGATATGGAGCCTTTTCAAAGTCCGAGGAAAAATGCAAGTCCAATCAGTTCAGTTCCTTGCGAAACAGAAAGTGAATCTCTTCCTGAGAACGAAGAATCTTACAATAATACGGGTCTCCAAGCTGATAAGGAGACAGCTGAAGAAGTGCCATCAAAGGAAGAATCACAAGAGCGTGTGCTCATCTGTACCAAAGACGATTTAGTTCTGCAGACCATTGAAATTAGTACCGAATCTAGTGAAGAACCTAAAGATGTTCCCTCGACGAATCTCGATTCTGGAACGATTGTTAGTGCCGAACAAGAGTCATCAAACCCAGAGATTGGTCCATCAAATGAAGATAATCAGATCGCTTCAACTGCCATTTCGGAGAGTCCGAACGATTCCAACCCTCCCCCAGAAAACGATTTCCGTGTTACTGAAGATGTCAGTGTTCCCAAAGATTTAGGTAGTGCTCCTGTTATGAATGCCACTGAGGGGGTTCACCATTTACAAGCACTTGCTAACAGCATGTCAAGTAATGGAGTGAATAGTATTGAAGAAAGCCAAGATTCTCCTATTTCAATGCATCTGAGTGAGAACGCCTCTCATCACTCAACAACAGGCAACACTTCTTCTCGAATTGATCCCACAATTACGAAAATTAGTGCCAAAGACACTCTTCAAATCTCAACCGAGGGCCCAGGTCTCGAGGAAGTGGTTTCGGAGACTCCCGTCACCTTAATTTCGGGCCCGGACGAATCGACTACCGAGCCTTCTGATATTAGTATGGCTATTCAATGCCAGGATGAAGTGTTTTCGGAACctcttgaaatggaaatggatgTCCAGCGTAATATTGAAATAGGTATTGAGGACCTAGAGACGGACCTGGGAATTCAGTGCAATGAGGAAGTGGTGGGTAACGAAACCCCCAGAACAGGAATCGAGACGCCGATGGAAACACCCGCACTTTTCCCAGGAAGTTCCGAAATCATTGGCGAAGCTCAATTTGATCCAGAGTGTGTACCGGAAATGCCAGCCCCCGACCTGTCGAATCCTCCAGAACATGTGTCAGAGAGACGATCAGAAGCTCCAGCCTTTGGGGATGAGCCCTCGATATCTGACGAAACATCCGAGATGAGGGGAAATGTCAAATCTAGCTCAATACTTGAACCCGTGACATGTGCAACAGGTTCCGTACCGGGCGTTCTTCCACAAACGCAAGTGTCAAATACACCTGATGAGCCAGAATCCGTAAAACATCTGTCAGGTCCTACAAATTCAAAGCGAAAGCGTGGCAGACCGAGAACTCGACCCGTCGACATGAAGGCAAAAATCTCACGAGTGAATAGTGGTAGCAAAAGAGGTCGAAAACCATCCAAGGGGCCTCTGAGATCTCTGCAAGAAGCGCTCGGTGGTGAAGACCATGAAGAAACCAGCTCTTGTGACAACGACCAAGATTTGGCCCCTTTAGTGATCTGCAAGAACGAGGTGAACTCCATCGACAATTGTCCAAAGTGTGGAACCAAATTCGACCCAATCTTGGGGCGTTACTCCATGAACATTATGACCTTCGAGATCTCAATCAAATGTCTGACCTGCGACCGCTATGTGACCATTCGAAATGCGTTTGACGTCAAAGAGCGATCCCTCATTCGTTAA